The sequence CGCCGTCTGGTGGACGAGCACGCCACCGCCGAGCACGACGGGCAGCGGCTCGCCCAACACGTCGACCACGGTGCCGACCAGATCAGCCAGCGCGCCTGCCCCCCGGTCGATGATGCCGGTCGCGGCCCGGTCGCCGGAGTCGGCGAGCTCGAAGACGACCCGGGCGTGCCCGGCCCAGTAGCGGCGCTCGGGCTGGCCGTAGAAGTGGTCGATCAGCTGGGCCGGACGCTGCAGGCCGCAGTCCGCGGCCAGCTGCTGGGACAGCCGGTCGGGCCGGTGGCCCAGATCGGCGAGCCGCAGGGCGTGCCGGACGGCCTCCCGGGCGATCCAGTATCCGCTGCCCTCGTCGCCGAGCAGATACCCCCAGCCGCCGGCTCGGGCGACCCGACCGCCGCCCACACCTGAGACCGGGGTACGGCCCCAGGCGACCGAGCCGGTGCCGGCGATCAGGGCGACGCCGTGCTCCAGTCCGGCCGCGGCCAGGATGAGCTCGGTGTCGTGCACGATCCGGACCGAGGCGGCCGGGACCTTCGACGAGATCAGGTCGCGGAGCCGAAGCTCGGCCTCGACCGTGTCGACTCCCGCCGCTCCGGCGCAGATGGCCCGGATCGGCGCGCCGTCGGTGGCCCGGTCGAGCTGGTCGAGGATGGTGTCCAGCTGGCGACCGGCCTCGATGATGCCGACCGAGGCCAGGTTCGCACTGCCGGCCAGGACTTCGGCCACGATCTCTCCCTTCATTTGGCTGACGGCGTGGGTCTTGGAGCCACCGATGTCGATGCCGACCACCTGGCCGAGCTGCTTCTCCACGGTGTCCTCCGATGTGTTGTTCGACGTGTTGTCCAGCGGGGCGTTCATCGGGCGTCCCCGGTCTCGATGTCGACGCCACCCGACGGCGTCTC is a genomic window of Actinomycetota bacterium containing:
- a CDS encoding BadF/BadG/BcrA/BcrD ATPase family protein; amino-acid sequence: MNAPLDNTSNNTSEDTVEKQLGQVVGIDIGGSKTHAVSQMKGEIVAEVLAGSANLASVGIIEAGRQLDTILDQLDRATDGAPIRAICAGAAGVDTVEAELRLRDLISSKVPAASVRIVHDTELILAAAGLEHGVALIAGTGSVAWGRTPVSGVGGGRVARAGGWGYLLGDEGSGYWIAREAVRHALRLADLGHRPDRLSQQLAADCGLQRPAQLIDHFYGQPERRYWAGHARVVFELADSGDRAATGIIDRGAGALADLVGTVVDVLGEPLPVVLGGGVLVHQTALSSRVAALLGDRGLLDVRVLDRDPAHGAARLAADILPVHN